Proteins found in one Drosophila busckii strain San Diego stock center, stock number 13000-0081.31 chromosome 2R, ASM1175060v1, whole genome shotgun sequence genomic segment:
- the LOC108603324 gene encoding ubiquitin carboxyl-terminal hydrolase puf isoform X3, which translates to MCEVCADFQNLLEIYEVRVASSDLKFQLMLKSEIEITFNYIQSWPQRQCMCLYRDNKNYDRFNLVVQSLICLTVQHLKHIDTLIENYTRLTANAAHGVAQANRNPELDKHKSHEKDDSGNGKEKTSETSLNESKSLSPPSPSTSWPGDDNKVNHFRACGNEEKRASVDALVELKKQPPRSPPSTCISSTKCASLYTEEPWILPEVEKLLVLLSKVFLLNFPLYIAHKHGMHSRLDDLQAEEAHHLALICDLHDNDLPIYLLRNVSLFCNSGGFGAMSLCFDHPDLPVSTAHSMTATVSNVKLWLNYHCNSQLFVPLRSRILQYMCKLSDQNLRSAATRAMADFVWSSMRDPLDVAVNFDTEGLALAFKYFTSTTLTMRLAGMAQINAHINLFNEICTTETVNEVELFGQRIANWLTENHIVQHLFGPNLHVEIVKQAHVLLNFLAVENQISEEDIKLIWQATQLKHCSKTIFDILPALVKNLAPRPAMHLYSLLCRMEPKDHTEQSIYIASALTKLIWTRDCSRSQMNLMQDHILGSNATASSSDSGSIEGSNTEDDQAAADDSSIASGGHKSPIDGVTPCKQARHRRHICDPTTEVTKQLSNEDLAKLDIKSHRIVNIIDNTSSEEELQSRAELELQLHRKKTNNKRRRQKASCSSSKQHQRLLLPHELVEIWDGAEDVPSSDDVDADADGELPADSDECSDGVASSHQLVPAAVLKHLHGEGPYIRAIAETNISELLSGAENDNSYSSPMSNKSEKNLADFDDEDVSPCEEELAQLVSGRVSTPNCRDVAPAFAAAAAALIAAQSAMAMQKSGETNVAVAAAAVAAAAVATGNAQQSLAAMRQQANAAVIAATAVNLKSDTNAQVALLDGCSKLQQQQLSPKFGTIATSNFLPPSFKLSDVCQPGNTLLWDLLQDDKICQLGESLALEAEKALATLLCFSMDRQLRTKFVEGCLQNVANNRSVIVSLRLLPKLFASFQQFRPSDTHSMTLWAERNHKMMQCFFNNIRHYAKRHAELLINQNGVQQQHQLCLQLYSHKTQVSVRLQFLSSIFSSVGSPKSFRLTLDQLDALWDWLAHDPECSDCYFSWLQAQTKGGDQHALGIEALQHLYLKKLPELQPEEFSMVALGLFQQLCSFARIAVAEYEKHSETITACSSAVGMYHLWKIALRAQSNEVSLAAIQYINMYYMGQQLRLEKEFVSQCMDNLVQAAAALESIEDENALMRVQRGLLLLNTHLDTFRRRYAYHLRRWAIEGKGIGSHSNLKNEGTGPPIRIVLQQAGLSEKSLLHMHACDLIADLKAEVSKWWESLHLNAPVLGLLLSDGPLRIITQGQELTSDYDERTLGDAGFKDNQIVYVSLGGRSARRKEPNLEHPSMLPPPPKECLPTVLLLQPKYFEKLFCLMQSLGDMKPQTSTLSLQHHTKSQLLSRRVWDILAMLPTNPDILDAFKNLLDDLRDLQQLDSAGNEQHLFNKRKQVKQKFNELLDPSNLQKFMYSLHIVESLALSVLRHSSNPCSNINFIDDQNRTKKNASSSRRNSNDIATDKHCSNSSSDCSKEISENDMDVALMSTPRSGSDVDVSDLVNISDKENHPKQPSKRQKKNECHEQDRPPEGELHINTTTLAEIPVRNSLLCESTMWTEAFIKCGGLQHLYEIFSKGQLQQSANPKELALNEWRHDCLASLLRIIWLLGFEELQTQDVHVLMSRPHAFMLQLMEPSQCIHRLFSILSDEVHQQSQSTTATSLVYLYQFHNVRTGFWGRAQLVQFTMNILVSFVHASPDARSLLWSQPEQCAWLQKFILQDPEPAVRREICAGLYRICLGNTHSYRQLLAPLLHKLIALLPRAEQMSSSTQHTQFLLSEEGKEPYGPACRDYFWLLARLVDTLTPEMVAEECIDIEKLCESISASILDREYYELRHGYQDDGLVGLLNLMSNLIKYDTTYKYTPKALCFIEQVIGFLFEMPSPTNRQKPKCKSATSRAAAYDLLVELCRACATNYDYLHARLLSQHKSGPKQPYPWDYWPRDEGRAECGYVGLTNLGATCYMASCIQHLYMMPQARAAILRVPPAGAQKHAHTLLELQRMFAYLLESERKAYNPRSFCRVYQMDHQPLNTGEQKDMAEFFIDLVSKLEEMTPDLKHLVKRLFCGTLSNNVVSLDCGHVSRTAEEFYTVRCQVADMRNLQESLDEVTVKDTLEGDNMYTCSQCGKKVRAEKRACFKKLPQILCFNTMRYTFNMVTMLKEKVNTHFSFPLRLNMCHYVEKTLMPQQYKEEREKRKRQCQNHKESDEASGNDTAEASLDADIEECYEYELVGVTVHTGTADGGHYYSFIKERTKNTFHPHERWFLFNDAEVKPFDPSQIAAECFGGEMTSKTYDSVTEKYLDFSFEKTNSAYMLFYERRLPEHLQRRHSELLATPSPSPTNEEKSDAEPPQLQTEIESKINNGNNALSRKTQKSISEKSDAFKTPEIRINIQQSQDRIENKCWPKIAEALRTANCDYSLPNKNINNNELQTSATKSDSIESATKPIAKINLRPLLNKELEDWIWQDNRQFLQDRNIFEHTYFNFMWQICGHIPQTLISKTDVTCMATKLSVSFFIETFIHAKEKPTMVPWVELLTKQFNASEEACEWFLSHMSVEPYWPVHVLIQCPNQMVRQMFQRLVVHVIQRLRTLAWKLTKITRN; encoded by the exons ATGTGCGAGGTTTGTGCCGATTTTCAAAATCTATTGGAGATCT ATGAAGTGCGTGTTGCTAGTTCAGACCTTAAGTTTCAACTGATGCTAAAGAGTGAAATTGAGATAACATTCAACTACATTCAATCATGGCCTCAGCGGcagtgtatgtgtttgtaccgggacaataaaaattatgatcGTTTTAACCTTGTAGTGCAATCGCTCATTTGTCTCACAGTTCAGCATTTAAAGCATATTGATACTTTAATTGAGAATTATACTCGCCTAACGGCCAATGCAGCACACGGTGTTGCCCAAGCAAACCGCAATCCAGAGCTCGACAAACATAAAAGTCACGAGAAGGACGACTCTGGAAATGGCAAGGAAAAAACTAGCGAAACGAGCTTAAATGAGTCGAAATCGTTGTCACCGCCATCGCCTTCAACATCCTGGCCTGGTGATGATAATAAAGTAAATCATTTTAGAGCTTGTGGAAATGAGGAAAAGCGAGCTTCTGTCGACGCTCTTGTGGAACTTAAAAAACAGCCGCCAAGATCACCTCCCTCAACGTGCATCAGCAGTACCAAATGCGCATCACTATACACAGAGGAACCTTGGATACTACCAGAAGTGGAAAAACTATTGGTTCTCCTCTCGAAAGTGTTTCTGCTCAATTTTCCCCTATATATTGCCCATAAACATGGCATGCATTCCCGCCTTGATGACTTGCAAGCTGAGGAGGCCCACCATCTGGCACTTATCTGTGATCTGCATGACAACGATCTTCCCATTTACTTATTGCGCAACGTAAGCCTGTTTTGCAATTCGGGTGGATTTGGTGCCATGTCGCTATGCTTCGATCATCCAGACCTACCGGTCTCGACAGCACACTCAATGACTGCCACAGTATCCAATGTTAAGCTTTGGCTGAATTATCACTGCAACTCACAGCTCTTTGTACCACTTCGCAGCCGCATATTGCAATACATGTGCAAGCTTTCTGATCAAAACCTTCGCTCAGCAGCCACGCGAGCCATGGCTGACTTTGTGTGGTCCTCAATGCGGGATCCACTTGATGTTGCCGTCAATTTTGACACAGAAGGCCTGGCCCTAGCCTTTAAGTATTTCACGTCGACGACACTGACCATGCGACTTGCAG gcatGGCTCAGATAAATGCTCATATAAATCTATTCAATGAAATTTGCACAACCGAAACCGTGAATGAGGTAGAATTGTTTGGACAACGTATTGCAAATTGGCTGACTGAGAATCACAttgtgcagcatttgtttGGTCCAAATCTGCATGTTGAAATTGTCAAGCAAGCTCATGTGCTACTCAACTTTCTTGCGGTGGAAAATCAAATATCCGAAGAAGACATCAAGCTTATTTGGCAGGCAACACAATTAAAGCACTGttcaaaaacaatatttgatattttgccGGCTTTGGTAAAGAATCTTGCTCCCAGACCCGCAATGCATTTGTATTCGCTTCTCTGTCGCATGGAACCGAAAGATCATACTGAACAGAGTATTTATATTGCCTCCGCTCTAACTAAGTTAATTTGGACGCGAGACTGTTCGCGTTCTCAAATGAATTTGATGCAGGACCATATTCTTGGCTCAAATGCAACTGCTTCTAGTTCTGACAGCGGTAGCATTGAAGGCAGCAACACCGAAGATGAtcaggctgctgctgacgaTAGCAGTATTGCTAGTGGTGGCCATAAAAGTCCAATTGATGGCGTTACACCTTGTAAACAGGCGCGACACAGGCGTCATATTTGTGATCCCACTACTGAGGTAACAAAGCAACTGAGCAATGAGGACCTTGCCAAGCTGGACATTAA ATCACATCGCATTGTCAATATAATCGACAACACTAGCAGCGAGGAAGAGTTGCAGTCTCGTGCCGAATTGGAGCTTCAGTTGCATCGTAAGAAGACCAATAACAAGCGTCGTCGTCAAAAAGCCAGCTGCAGTAGCAGCAAGCAACATCAGCGACTCCTTTTGCCCCACGAGCTTGTTGAAATTTGGGACGGTGCAGAGGACGTCCCCAGCAGCGATGACGTCGACGCGGATGCCGATGGAGAACTGCCAGCAGATAGTGATGAATGCAGTGATGGTGTCGCTTCGAGTCATCAACTTGTCCCTGCCGCGGTTCTTAAGCATTTGCATGGTGAAGGTCCTTACATTCGCGCCATAGCCGAGACAAACATTAGTGAACTGTTGAGCGGCGCTGAAAATGACAACAGCTATTCCTCACCAATGAGCAATAAGTCGGAAAAAAATCTTGCCGATTTCGACGACGAAGATGTTTCTCCATGTGAGGAGGAGTTGGCGCAATTGGTCAGCGGACGCGTAAGTACACCCAATTGCAGAGATGTAGCCCCGGcttttgccgctgccgctgctgcactTATTGCCGCACAATCAGCCATGGCCATGCAAAAGTCAGGtgaaacaaatgttgcagttgctgcagctgcagttgctgccgctgctgtcgcAACTGGTAACGCCCAGCAGTCATTGGCGGCTATGCGCCAGCAGGCGAATGCAGCTGttattgctgcaactgcagtcAATTTGAAATCTGACACTAACGCACAAGTTGCTCTATTGGACGGTTGCAgcaaactgcaacagcaacagctatcACCCAAATTTGGTACCATAGCAACAAGCAACTTCCTCCCGCCCTCTTTCAAGCTAAGCGACGTTTGTCAGCCGGGAAATACTTTACTATGGGATCTACTGCAAGACGACAAAATC TGTCAACTTGGTGAATCATTAGCACTGGAAGCTGAAAAGGCATTAGCAACACTGCTATGCTTTAGTATGGACCGCCAGCTACGCACAAAGTTTGTTGAGGGCTGTTTGCAGAATGTGGCCAATAATCGAAGTGTAATTGTTAGCTTAAGACTGTTACCGAAGCTATTTGCGTCGTTTCAACAATTTCGGCCTTCGGATACGCACTCGATGACATTGTGGGCGGAACGTAATCATAAAATGATgcaatgtttttttaataacatacGACACTATGCAAAGCGGCATGCGGAACtgcttataaatcaaaatggggtgcaacaacagcaccaaCTGTGCTTGCAGTTATATTCGCACAAAACCCAAGTTTCAGTTAGATTACAGTTCCTTTCATCCATTTTCTCGTCCGTCGGATCCCCCAAAAGCTTTCGATTGACATTGGATCAGCTAGATGCCCTCTGGGATTGGCTGGCACATGATCCCGAATGCTCGGATTGCTATTTCTCGTGGCTGCAGGCACAAACAAAGGGCGGTGACCAGCATGCCCTAGGCATTGAAGCTCTTcaacatttgtatttaaaaaaactgCCTGAACTGCAACCAGAGGAGTTCTCCATGGTAGCTTTGGGCTTGTTCCAACAGCTATGCAGTTTTGCACGCATCGCAGTGGCCGAATATGAAAAGCATAGCGAAACAATAACTGCGTGCTCCAGTGCCGTAGGAATGTACCACCTATGGAAGATTGCATTGCGCGCTCAAAGCAATGAGGTATCCCTGGCTGCAATCCAGTATATCAACATGTACTACATGGGTCAACAGCTCCGATTGGAAAAGGAATTTGTTTCCCAGTGTATGGATAACCTAGTACaggctgcagcagcacttgaaag cattgAGGACGAAAATGCTCTGATGCGTGTGCAGCGTGGgttacttttattaaatacacacTTAGACACGTTTAGGCGTCGATATGCTTACCATCTTCGGCGCTGGGCGATCGAGGGCAAAGGCATTGGGTCTCATAGTAATCTAAAAAATGAGGGAACAGGTCCTCCCATTCGGATTGTCCTCCAGCAAGCTGGTCTTTCCGAGAAAAGTCTGTTACATATGCACGCCTGCGATTTGATTGCTGATCTGAAGGCTGAGGTATCCAAATGGTGGGAAAGCTTGCATCTCAATGCACCTGTGCTTGGACTCTTGTTAAGCGATGGACCGTTGCGAATCATAACACAGGGACAAGAGCTCACATCGGATTACGATGAACGAACACTAGGTGATGCTGGCTTTAAGGATAACCAAATTGTGTACGTTTCGTTGGGTGGCCGAAGTGCGCGACGTAAGGAGCCAAATTTGGAGCATCCATCTAtgttgccaccgccgccgAAGGAATGCTTGCCTACGGTGCTGCTCCTGCAGCCAAAGTACTTTGAAAAACTATTCTGTTTGATGCAAAGCCTGGGTGACATGAAGCCGCAAACGTCAACGCTCAGTCTGCAGCATCACACCAAGTCACAGCTATTATCACGTCGTGTTTGGGACATACTGGCCATGTTGCCAACCAATCCGGATATTCTGGATGCCTTCAAGAATCTGTTGGATGATTTAAGAGACCTGCAGCAACTAGATTCCGCTGGGAATGAACAACATCTGTTCAATAAACGTAAACAGGtgaagcaaaagtttaatgaGCTTCTCGATCCCAGTAACCTGCAGAAATTCATGTACTCCCTACACATTGTAGAGAGTTTAGCGCTATCTGTATTACGCCATTCAAGCAATCCTTGTTCTAATATCAACTTTATAGATGACCAGAATCGTACGAAAAAGAACGCAAGCAGTAGTAGACGAAACAGCAATGATATCGCAACCGATAAGCATTgtagcaacagtagcagcgACTGTAGCAAAGAGATTTCAGAAAATGATATGGATGTCGCGTTAATGTCCACCCCGCGCTCTGGCAGCGATGTAGACGTCAGTGATCTGGTAAACATCAGTGATAAAGAAAACCATccaaagcagccaagcaaacgACAAAAGAAGAACGAGTGTCACGAGCAAGACCGACCGCCAGAGGGTGAATTACATATTAACACGACCACGTTGGCAGAAATTCCAGTACGAAATAGCCTTCTATGCGAGAGTACCATGTGGACTGAGGCGTTTATTAAATGTGGGGGATTGCAACATCTATACGAAATTTTCAGCAAAGGTCAGCTTCAGCAGAGTGCTAATCCCAAAGAATTAGCCCTGAATGAGTGGAGGCACGACTGCTTGGCAAGTTTACTACGAATTATATGGCTGCTTGGATTTGAAGAGTTGCAGACACAGGATGTCCATGTCTTAATGTCTAGACCGCATGCATTTATGCTGCAGTTAATGGAGCCGTCACAATGCATACACCGCTTGTTCAGCATTCTCAGCGATGAGGTGCATCAGCAAAGTCAATCAACCACTGCTACATCGCTGGTCTATCTCTATCAATTCCATAATGTGCGTACTGGTTTCTGGGGCCGCGCTCAGCTTGTGCAATTCACCATGAATATTTTAGTAAGCTTTGTGCATGCCTCGCCAGATGCACGCTCTTTGCTTTGGTCACAGCCGGAGCAATGTGCTTGGCTCCAAAAGTTCATACTTCAAGATCCTGAGCCAGCGGTGCGTCGCGAAATATGCGCTGGTCTCTATCGTATCTGTTTGGGCAATACGCATAGCTATCGACAGCTCTTGGCTCCGTTATTACACAAGCTAATTGCATTACTGCCTCGAGCAGAGCAGATGAGCTCTTCTACTCAACACACGCAGTTTCTGCTCTCAGAGGAAGGCAAGGAACCGTATGGGCCTGCCTGTCGAGATTACTTCTGGTTGCTGGCGCGCCTCGTGGACACATTAACACCGGAAATGGTGGCTGAAGAATGTATTGATATTGAAAAGCTGTGCGAAAGCATTTCAGCGAGCATTCTTGATCGAGAGTACTATGAACTGCGGCATGGTTATCAAGACGATGGCTTGGTGGGCTTGCTAAATCTTATGTCCAATCTTATCAAGTACGACACTACATATAAGTATACACCAAAGGCGTTGTGCTTCATCGAGCAGGTAATAGGTTTTCTCTTCGAGATGCCCTCGCCAACGAACCGACAGAAACCAAAATGCAAATCGGCCACGTCCCGAGCGGCTGCCTACGATCTGCTTGTTGAGCTTTGTCGCGCTTGCGCCACAAACTATGACTACCTACACGCCCGATTGCTCTCTCAGCACAAATCGGGTCCAAAGCAGCCCTATCCGTGGGACTACTGGCCACGTGACGAAGGCAGGGCCGAGTGCGGCTATGTGGGACTCACCAATCTTGGCGCCACCTGTTATATGGCTTCCTGCATACAACATCTTTATATGATGCCACAGGCTCGTGCTGCAATTTTGCGAGTACCGCCTGCTGGCGCCCAAAAGCACGCCCACACGCTACTCGAGTTGCAGCGTATGTTTGCTTATCTGCTTGAATCGGAGCGCAAAGCGTACAATCCGCGCAGTTTTTGTCGTGTTTATCAAATGGATCACCAGCCACTTAATACAGGAGAGCAGAAAGACATGGCCGAGTTTTTTATTGACTTGGTATCCAAATTGGAGGAGATGACCCCTGATTTGAAACATTTGGTAAAGCGTTTGTTTTGTGGTACTTTAAGCAATAATGTTGTGTCGCTAGACTGCGGACACGTCTCACGCACTGCCGAAGAGTTTTATACGGTACGGTGCCAGGTAGCCGATATGCGTAATCTGCAAGAGTCGCTTGACGAGGTGACCGTTAAGGATACACTAGAAGGCGACAATATGTACACGTGCTCTCAGTGTGGAAAGAAGGTACGTGCCGAAAAACGTGCTTGCTTCAAGAAGCTGCCTCAGATCTTGTGTTTTAATACTATGCGCTATACCTTTAATATGGTTACCATGCTCAAGGAAAAAGTTAATACACACTTCTCATTTCCATTGCGGCTTAATATGTGCCACTATGTGGAAAAGACTCTGATGCCGCAACAGTACAAAGAGGAACGAGAAAAGCGAAAGCGTCAGTGTCAAAATCACAAAGAAAGCGACGAGGCTTCTGGGAATGATACGGCCGAGGCTTCACTAGATGCCGATATCGAGGAGTGCTATGA ATATGAATTGGTCGGTGTAACAGTGCACACAGGAACAGCAGATGGTGGTCATTATTATAGCTTCATCAAGGAGCGGACAAAAAACACCTTTCATCCGCATGAGCGCTGGTTTCTTTTTAATGATGCGGAAGTAAAACCTTTTGATCCCTCCCAGATAGCTGCAGAGTGTTTCGGCGGAGAGATGACT AGTAAAACGTACGACTCAGTGacagaaaaatatttagactTTAGTTTTGAGAAAACAAATTCCGCCTACATGCTGTTTTACGAGCGCCGCTTACCAGAACATCTTCAACGAAGACACTCAGAATTGTTAGCAACACCCTCACCAAGTCCCACCAATGAGGAAAAGTCTGATGCGGAACCTCCGCAACTACAAACTGAAATTGAGTCAAAAATCAACAATGGTAATAATGCATTATCCAGAAAAACACAGAAGTCGATTAGTGAAAAATCGGATGCATTTAAGACGCCTGaaattagaataaatattcaacaatCTCAGGACcgaattgaaaataaatgttggcCAAAAATAGCTGAGGCTCTAAGAACAGCTAATTGTGATTACTCCTTACCAAATAAAAACATCAATAATAACGAACTTCAGACATCGGCTACCAAATCTGATAGCATTGAAAGTGCAACTAAACCgatagcaaaaataaacttgcgCCCATTGTTGAACAAAGAATTGGAAGACTGGATTTGGCAAGATAACCGGCAATTTTTGCAGGATCGTAATATCTTCGAACACACTTATTTTAA TTTTATGTGGCAAATTTGTGGACATATACCACAGACACTGATCTCGAAAACGGATGTCACCTGCATGGCTACAAAGTTGtctgtttcattttttattgaaacttTTATACACGCTAAGGAAAAG cCAACCATGGTGCCCTGGGTCGAGTTGCTAACCAAACAGTTTAATGCCAGTGAAGAAGCTTGCGAATGGTTCTTATCACATATGTCTGTAGAGCCATATTGGCCAGTGCATGTATTAATTCAGTGTCCTAATCAAATGGTACGCCAAATGTTCCAGCGTTTAGTTGTACACGTTATACAGCGATTGCG TACCTTGGCGTGGAAACTGACGAAGATAACAAGGAACTAA